A window from Mycobacterium saskatchewanense encodes these proteins:
- a CDS encoding AMP-binding protein — MRRLIGGREVRWDDRRAAEAYARGWWVRGTLADSLREAAQSTPDRVALVDGDRRVDCRALWQQATTLAHALQARFPPGGVVSFMLPNWHEAAVIYLGATLAGMVANPILPSMRDRELRFILADADARIVFVPAHFGNHDYGAMLQRVTAQLDSPPEVVVVRGDAAEGHTALASLLSERATPAPLPALDPDAVRMVLYTSGTTGRPKGVLHSHNSIHALIRQIRDHWLVEPGDAFLVASPIAHIGGSIYAFECPLLLGTTAVLMDRWNGDEAVQLMRAQRCTHMAGATPFLEQLLAAAQRAGTRLPDLKFFVCGGASVAPSLIRRAAAYFESAVVTRVYGSTEVPVTTVGSPGRPDHAADTDGRVGLADVKLVAGEVRARGPQMLVGYQRTADESESFDAQGYFRTGDLARWVDDDYLVVTGRAKDIIIRNGENISPKEVEDVLGSHPDIAEVAVVGVPDDRTGERACAVVVPRALPGPDVASLRSFLADSGVARFKAPEQVVIWDVLPKNDAGKILKHQIKAALMEADR; from the coding sequence ATGCGCAGGCTGATCGGCGGGCGGGAGGTTCGCTGGGACGACCGACGGGCCGCCGAGGCCTACGCGCGCGGATGGTGGGTGCGCGGCACGCTGGCCGACTCGCTGCGCGAGGCCGCACAGTCCACCCCCGACCGCGTGGCCCTGGTGGACGGCGACCGGCGGGTGGACTGCCGAGCCCTGTGGCAGCAGGCGACGACGCTGGCCCACGCGCTGCAGGCCCGGTTTCCGCCCGGCGGCGTGGTGTCGTTCATGCTGCCCAACTGGCACGAGGCCGCGGTGATCTACCTGGGCGCGACGCTGGCCGGAATGGTCGCCAACCCAATCCTCCCGTCGATGCGCGACCGCGAGCTCCGCTTCATTCTCGCCGACGCCGACGCCCGCATCGTCTTCGTGCCAGCGCATTTCGGCAACCACGACTACGGCGCGATGCTGCAACGGGTCACCGCGCAACTGGATTCCCCGCCCGAGGTCGTGGTGGTGCGCGGCGACGCCGCCGAAGGCCACACCGCGTTGGCGTCTCTGCTCTCGGAACGGGCGACTCCCGCGCCGCTGCCCGCCCTCGATCCTGACGCCGTGCGCATGGTCCTCTACACCTCGGGAACGACGGGACGCCCGAAAGGCGTTCTGCACAGCCATAATTCGATTCACGCGTTGATCCGTCAGATCCGGGACCACTGGCTCGTCGAGCCGGGCGACGCGTTCCTGGTCGCGTCGCCGATCGCGCACATCGGCGGCTCCATCTACGCGTTCGAGTGCCCGCTGCTGCTGGGCACCACCGCCGTGCTGATGGACCGGTGGAACGGCGACGAGGCGGTACAACTCATGCGGGCGCAGCGGTGCACGCACATGGCCGGCGCGACCCCCTTCCTCGAACAGCTGCTGGCCGCCGCCCAACGCGCCGGGACGCGGCTGCCCGACCTGAAGTTCTTCGTCTGCGGCGGTGCGTCGGTGGCCCCGTCGCTGATCCGCAGGGCCGCAGCCTATTTCGAGTCGGCGGTCGTCACCCGCGTGTACGGCTCCACCGAAGTCCCCGTCACCACGGTCGGGTCGCCGGGGCGCCCCGACCACGCCGCCGACACCGACGGGCGTGTCGGGCTGGCCGACGTCAAGCTCGTGGCCGGCGAGGTCCGCGCCCGGGGGCCGCAGATGCTCGTCGGCTACCAGCGCACAGCCGACGAGAGCGAATCTTTCGACGCGCAAGGCTACTTCCGCACCGGGGACTTGGCGCGCTGGGTCGACGACGACTACCTCGTGGTCACCGGCCGCGCCAAGGACATCATCATCCGCAACGGTGAGAACATCTCCCCCAAGGAGGTCGAGGACGTGCTCGGCAGTCACCCGGACATCGCCGAGGTCGCGGTCGTCGGGGTGCCCGACGACCGCACGGGCGAGCGCGCCTGCGCCGTGGTGGTGCCGAGGGCGCTGCCCGGACCGGACGTCGCGAGCCTGCGCAGCTTCCTGGCCGATTCCGGCGTTGCCCGGTTCAAAGCGCCGGAGCAGGTGGTCATTTGGGACGTGCTGCCCAAGAATGACGCGGGGAAGATCTTGAAGCACCAGATCAAGGCGGCGCTGATGGAGGCGGACCGGTGA
- a CDS encoding GntR family transcriptional regulator yields MSEPRVTHPPADHRYLQVARALRKEIVDGVYPVGSQLPTEHELCERFAVSRYTIREALRRLREDNLVSSRPRTGTLVVPRPAADSYVQHVMSINDLLEFATDTRLAIESVTMVSIDEELAGRTGLTPREQWLTVRGSRRAPGSQPPEAALCRTEYFINRAFAGVGRLLQRHEGPIFPLIEDLFGVSIVEVRQQIAAVPIPLPLADGLGVLPESPGLEVQRTYTTSDGQVAQVTINTHPASRFRHSMTMRRVRG; encoded by the coding sequence ATGTCCGAACCCAGGGTCACCCACCCGCCGGCAGACCACCGCTACCTTCAGGTCGCGCGCGCCCTGCGCAAGGAAATCGTGGACGGCGTGTATCCGGTGGGGTCGCAGTTGCCGACCGAGCACGAGCTGTGCGAGCGGTTCGCGGTGAGCCGCTACACGATCCGGGAGGCGCTGCGGCGGCTGCGCGAGGACAACCTGGTGTCGTCGCGGCCACGCACCGGAACACTCGTCGTGCCCCGGCCCGCCGCGGATTCCTATGTCCAGCACGTCATGTCGATCAACGACCTGCTGGAGTTCGCCACCGATACCCGGCTGGCGATCGAATCCGTCACCATGGTCTCGATCGACGAGGAGCTGGCCGGCCGCACGGGACTGACGCCCCGCGAGCAGTGGCTGACCGTCCGCGGTTCCCGGCGCGCACCGGGCAGCCAGCCCCCCGAGGCCGCCCTGTGCCGGACCGAGTACTTCATCAACCGCGCGTTCGCCGGGGTCGGCAGGCTGTTGCAGCGCCACGAGGGACCCATCTTCCCGTTGATCGAGGACCTCTTCGGCGTGAGCATCGTTGAAGTCCGTCAGCAGATCGCCGCGGTGCCGATCCCCCTGCCGCTGGCGGACGGCCTGGGCGTCTTGCCCGAGTCCCCGGGATTGGAAGTGCAACGCACCTACACGACGTCGGACGGGCAGGTCGCCCAGGTCACCATCAACACCCACCCCGCGTCCCGCTTCCGTCACTCGATGACGATGCGGCGGGTTCGTGGCTAA
- a CDS encoding SDR family NAD(P)-dependent oxidoreductase, with protein MQVAIVTGASGGIGSGCVAKLAGMGMAVLATGRDEAKLAELARRIGDSDRAATLAVDLTDDDAPRRIVDLAVTRWDHVDFLVNIAGVGSPKPVHETDDESLDHFLGLMLRAPFRLIRETLPHLRPGSAIINVTSTFAVVGGMRGGAYSAAKGGLTALTTHIACQYGSQGIRCNAVAPGVIQTPMTAHRLEDERFRRTNTEMTPHQRLGTVEDVASTVAFLCSPGGAFINGQTIVVDGGWSATKYLSERALSSEWKPG; from the coding sequence ATGCAGGTAGCGATCGTAACCGGGGCAAGCGGCGGGATCGGTTCCGGCTGCGTGGCGAAGCTCGCCGGGATGGGGATGGCGGTGCTGGCGACGGGACGCGACGAGGCAAAGCTCGCCGAATTGGCCCGCCGCATCGGGGATTCCGACCGGGCGGCCACGCTCGCGGTCGACCTCACCGACGACGACGCGCCCCGGCGCATCGTGGACCTCGCGGTCACCCGCTGGGACCACGTCGACTTCCTGGTCAACATCGCCGGGGTCGGCAGCCCCAAGCCGGTCCACGAGACCGACGACGAATCCCTGGACCATTTCCTGGGCCTGATGCTGCGGGCGCCGTTCCGACTGATCCGCGAGACGCTGCCGCACCTGCGGCCGGGTTCGGCGATCATCAACGTCACCTCCACATTCGCTGTCGTCGGCGGCATGCGCGGTGGCGCGTATTCGGCGGCCAAGGGCGGCCTCACGGCGCTCACGACCCACATCGCCTGCCAGTACGGGTCGCAGGGGATTCGCTGCAATGCGGTGGCCCCCGGGGTGATTCAGACGCCGATGACCGCACACCGACTGGAGGACGAGCGGTTCCGCAGGACCAACACCGAGATGACCCCGCACCAGCGGCTGGGCACGGTCGAGGACGTCGCGAGCACCGTCGCGTTCCTGTGCTCGCCGGGCGGGGCGTTCATCAACGGCCAGACGATCGTCGTCGACGGGGGCTGGAGCGCGACCAAGTACCTCTCGGAGCGGGCCCTTTCGTCGGAGTGGAAGCCCGGCTGA
- a CDS encoding aromatic ring-hydroxylating oxygenase subunit alpha codes for MDMADELAAPVTIDVDAYVSEAYARAERDKLWRRVWQQVGRVEDLPKVGSYLTYDILDDSVLVVRTGPDALAAHHNVCMHRGRRLVDAPEGAKLACGHRKSFVCGYHGWTYDQDGACVHIPERADWQGALTPENTHLAAVNVDTWGGWVWVNMDPACEPLRAYLEPAATMLDPFRLQDMRCKWRKWLHFECNWKVAMEAFNETYHVATTHPQFNKFGNFRGWAMAHGKHSNIGYDAPKDLAETKSKIRLGTGADPRVSTAEMQAYTLEETNATTTKTLVEAARRLVDELPDDAPASQVLEHWLTSARRDDAARGVVWPTIDPDHLAKSGTAWQIFPNFQIGQGLTTALCYSARPYGYDPNRCIFEASCYELYPQGAEPQTEWVYAPPDDPSWKSVLPQDFSNMAAVQQGMKSLGFPGPRPNPYMERSTANLHRSLAEYMGTGAPREISSRQERVFER; via the coding sequence ATGGACATGGCTGACGAACTGGCGGCGCCGGTAACCATCGACGTCGACGCCTACGTCTCCGAGGCGTACGCCCGCGCCGAGCGCGACAAGCTGTGGCGAAGGGTGTGGCAGCAGGTGGGTCGCGTCGAGGACCTGCCCAAGGTGGGCAGCTACCTCACCTACGACATCCTCGACGATTCCGTCCTGGTCGTGCGAACCGGCCCGGACGCCCTCGCGGCGCACCACAACGTGTGCATGCACCGCGGGCGCCGGCTGGTGGACGCCCCCGAGGGCGCGAAACTGGCTTGCGGACACCGGAAATCGTTCGTGTGCGGATATCACGGCTGGACCTACGACCAGGACGGCGCCTGCGTCCACATCCCGGAACGCGCCGACTGGCAGGGTGCCCTGACGCCGGAGAACACCCACCTGGCGGCGGTCAACGTCGACACCTGGGGCGGCTGGGTCTGGGTCAACATGGATCCCGCCTGCGAACCCCTGCGTGCCTACCTCGAACCCGCCGCCACCATGCTCGATCCCTTCCGCCTGCAGGACATGCGCTGCAAATGGCGGAAATGGCTGCACTTCGAATGCAACTGGAAGGTCGCCATGGAGGCCTTCAACGAGACCTATCACGTCGCGACCACGCACCCGCAGTTCAACAAGTTCGGCAACTTCCGCGGCTGGGCCATGGCGCACGGCAAGCACAGCAACATCGGTTACGACGCACCCAAAGACCTGGCGGAGACCAAGTCGAAGATCCGCCTGGGCACCGGCGCGGACCCAAGGGTCTCGACGGCCGAGATGCAGGCCTACACGCTGGAGGAGACCAACGCCACCACCACCAAGACACTGGTGGAAGCCGCGCGCCGCCTGGTCGACGAGCTGCCCGATGACGCGCCGGCCAGCCAGGTGCTCGAGCACTGGTTGACGTCGGCGCGACGGGACGACGCCGCGCGGGGAGTGGTCTGGCCGACGATCGACCCCGACCACCTGGCCAAAAGCGGCACCGCGTGGCAGATCTTCCCGAACTTCCAGATCGGGCAGGGCCTGACCACCGCGCTGTGCTACAGCGCGCGGCCGTACGGCTACGACCCGAACAGGTGCATCTTCGAAGCCTCCTGCTACGAGCTGTATCCCCAGGGTGCGGAGCCGCAGACGGAATGGGTTTACGCGCCCCCCGACGACCCGAGCTGGAAAAGCGTCCTGCCGCAGGACTTCTCCAACATGGCCGCCGTTCAGCAAGGCATGAAATCGCTCGGATTCCCGGGTCCGCGGCCCAACCCCTACATGGAACGCAGCACCGCCAACCTGCACCGAAGCCTCGCCGAATACATGGGCACCGGTGCGCCGCGCGAGATCAGCTCACGACAGGAAAGAGTGTTCGAACGATGA
- a CDS encoding SMP-30/gluconolactonase/LRE family protein, protein MQPPAAAEGWSLTRLTAPSRLFGANGLRTGPDGRVYIAQVTGSQISALDVATGRLDTICGKGGDIVAPDDVAFDPDGNLYATEVMDGRVSVRDVTGRTRVLRDDVPSANGITFHRGRLFIGECRDGGRLLELDPGGGEPRVLLEHAPSPNAMEVGPDGLLYFPLMGANEIWRVDLDGGEPERVAGDLGVPDAVKFDSAGCIVSTQVHSGQVLRIDPRSGERTVLATLSPGLDNLTFVGDRLFVSNFTGEITEVLCGGEVRTALPGGLNWPLDLAVGADGRLYVADGTYFYVMEPGRELRTAGMLFSPGYPGFLRGVASLGPGEFVVTTSNGQVARYRPGTGESEVLADGFDQLYGVAVTPGGGVVATELGAGRVLSIRSGHTAVLASGLHDPVGVAIAPDGACLVVEAGGGRVVKLDGTGTVLDGLHRPQGIATLGGELYVVDAGAREVIALDLSTGCRRTIASDLPVGAPPGVTPKPLLGMAPFSGPQGPFAGIAAGPDGTLYVSADADGSVLALRRET, encoded by the coding sequence ATGCAGCCGCCCGCGGCCGCTGAGGGTTGGAGCCTGACGCGGCTCACCGCACCGAGCCGGCTGTTCGGGGCGAACGGTCTGCGCACCGGCCCGGACGGCCGCGTCTATATCGCCCAGGTGACGGGCAGCCAGATCAGCGCGCTGGATGTCGCGACCGGCCGGCTCGACACGATCTGCGGCAAGGGCGGCGACATCGTCGCACCCGACGACGTGGCGTTCGACCCGGACGGCAATCTCTACGCCACCGAGGTCATGGACGGCCGCGTGAGCGTGCGCGACGTCACCGGCCGCACCCGGGTGCTGCGCGACGACGTCCCGTCGGCCAACGGCATCACCTTTCACCGGGGCCGGCTGTTCATCGGGGAGTGCCGCGACGGCGGGCGGCTGCTCGAACTCGACCCGGGCGGCGGCGAGCCGCGGGTGCTGCTGGAACACGCGCCGTCACCGAACGCCATGGAGGTGGGCCCCGACGGACTGCTGTACTTCCCGTTGATGGGCGCCAACGAGATCTGGCGCGTCGATCTCGATGGCGGCGAGCCCGAGCGGGTCGCGGGGGACCTCGGCGTCCCCGACGCGGTGAAGTTCGATTCGGCCGGTTGCATCGTGTCGACCCAGGTGCACAGCGGGCAGGTGCTGCGCATCGACCCGCGCAGCGGCGAGCGCACCGTGTTGGCCACCCTGAGCCCCGGGCTGGACAACCTGACCTTCGTGGGCGACCGGCTGTTCGTCTCCAATTTCACCGGCGAGATCACCGAAGTGCTGTGCGGGGGCGAGGTGCGGACCGCCCTGCCGGGGGGCTTGAACTGGCCGCTGGACCTCGCGGTGGGGGCGGACGGCCGGCTGTACGTCGCGGACGGGACCTACTTCTACGTCATGGAACCCGGTCGCGAACTGCGCACGGCCGGCATGCTGTTCAGTCCGGGATATCCCGGCTTCCTGCGCGGGGTGGCGAGCCTGGGTCCCGGCGAGTTCGTGGTCACCACCTCCAACGGCCAGGTCGCCCGGTACCGGCCCGGAACCGGCGAAAGCGAGGTCCTGGCAGACGGTTTCGACCAGCTCTATGGGGTGGCGGTCACACCGGGCGGCGGGGTCGTGGCCACCGAACTGGGTGCGGGACGGGTGTTGTCCATCCGGTCGGGCCATACCGCGGTCCTCGCGTCCGGACTGCACGATCCCGTCGGCGTGGCGATCGCCCCCGACGGGGCATGCCTGGTCGTCGAGGCCGGCGGTGGCCGAGTGGTCAAGTTGGACGGCACCGGCACCGTTCTGGACGGCTTGCACCGGCCGCAGGGTATCGCCACACTCGGCGGGGAGTTGTACGTCGTCGACGCCGGCGCCCGGGAAGTCATCGCCCTCGATCTGAGCACCGGGTGCCGGCGCACCATCGCCTCGGACCTCCCCGTGGGCGCGCCGCCCGGCGTGACCCCCAAGCCCCTGCTCGGCATGGCGCCGTTCTCCGGCCCGCAGGGACCGTTCGCCGGCATCGCCGCCGGGCCCGATGGCACGCTCTACGTCTCGGCCGACGCCGACGGCAGCGTGCTGGCACTGCGCCGGGAAACGTGA
- a CDS encoding SRPBCC family protein — protein sequence MSWWVARAELVVSEEVPAPPDRVREFYVDLDNLGLVHPLIVSVEALSRDDTADGYSQSYRVTDRIPLGPLTMRMTYHARLHVPDRGDVRTEADQSPGVRLRGTVSFDPVAGGTRVTERIRISAPRPLLAVTAREAVKAHAAMLAGIRRHFEDG from the coding sequence GTGAGCTGGTGGGTCGCCCGGGCCGAGCTCGTGGTGAGTGAGGAGGTGCCCGCCCCGCCCGACCGGGTGCGCGAATTCTATGTGGACCTGGACAACCTCGGGTTGGTCCACCCGCTGATCGTCTCCGTCGAGGCGCTGTCCCGCGACGACACCGCGGACGGCTACTCCCAGAGCTACCGAGTGACGGACCGGATTCCATTGGGGCCGTTGACCATGCGGATGACCTACCACGCCCGGTTGCACGTGCCCGATCGCGGTGACGTGCGCACCGAGGCCGACCAGTCCCCGGGCGTGCGCCTGCGCGGAACGGTCAGTTTCGATCCGGTCGCCGGCGGGACCCGCGTCACCGAGCGCATCCGGATCTCGGCGCCGCGGCCCCTGCTCGCGGTGACGGCACGCGAAGCGGTCAAGGCACACGCCGCGATGCTGGCGGGCATCCGGCGCCACTTCGAGGACGGCTGA
- a CDS encoding rhomboid family intramembrane serine protease → MSQASAPQSPAEAPTCYRHPGRQTYVRCNRCGRYICADCMRDAAVGYQCVECVAAGGRTVRQPRTHFGGRQWSAAPVLTYALIAINVLAFVVQMASGNLERDLTLWPPGVADGQYYRLVTSAFLHYGATHLLFNMWALYVVGPPLEMWLGRLRFGALYALSGLGGSVLVYLLSPLDTATAGASGAIFGLFGATFVVGKRLTLDVRWVVAVIVINLVFTFVAPAISSQQISWQGHVGGLVTGSLVGAAYVYPPRERRSAVQAVATIAALALFAVLIWWRTAQLAAEFSL, encoded by the coding sequence ATGAGCCAAGCCAGCGCACCGCAGTCGCCGGCCGAGGCGCCGACCTGCTACCGGCATCCGGGGCGCCAGACCTACGTCCGCTGTAACCGGTGCGGACGGTACATCTGCGCGGATTGCATGCGCGACGCCGCCGTGGGCTACCAGTGTGTGGAGTGCGTCGCGGCCGGGGGCCGGACCGTCCGCCAGCCGCGGACGCATTTCGGCGGGCGGCAGTGGTCGGCCGCGCCGGTGCTCACCTACGCGCTGATCGCGATCAACGTGCTGGCGTTCGTCGTCCAGATGGCCTCGGGCAACCTGGAAAGAGACCTCACCTTGTGGCCGCCCGGCGTCGCCGACGGCCAGTACTACCGGCTGGTGACCTCCGCGTTCCTGCATTACGGGGCGACGCATCTGCTGTTCAACATGTGGGCGCTGTACGTGGTGGGGCCGCCGCTCGAGATGTGGCTCGGGCGGCTGCGATTCGGCGCGCTCTACGCGTTGAGCGGGCTGGGCGGTTCGGTGCTGGTCTACCTGCTGTCGCCGCTCGACACGGCGACGGCGGGCGCCTCGGGCGCGATCTTCGGCCTCTTCGGTGCCACCTTCGTGGTGGGGAAGCGGCTCACCCTCGACGTCCGCTGGGTGGTGGCGGTCATCGTGATCAACCTGGTCTTCACGTTCGTCGCCCCGGCGATCAGCTCTCAGCAGATCAGCTGGCAGGGGCACGTGGGCGGCCTGGTGACGGGCAGCCTGGTCGGCGCGGCCTACGTCTACCCGCCGAGGGAGCGCCGGAGCGCGGTGCAGGCGGTGGCGACGATCGCCGCCCTGGCGCTGTTCGCCGTGCTGATCTGGTGGCGCACGGCCCAGCTGGCCGCGGAGTTCTCCCTGTGA
- a CDS encoding SDR family NAD(P)-dependent oxidoreductase: MHAIILSGQLSSQRIATDLSLDGRVVVVSGAGGGGIGTAVTRAVARAGATVVAVSRGRDNLDRHTGPLLAEGLSVVPVSADASTDEGVRATLDAVRRTDGALHGLVNVAGGADPATWMPSTRVTRRDWRELFTRNLETMFFMSQAVAAELKRHGRPGSIVSISSISGMNTAPYHIAYGTAKAAIVAATRTMALELADGVGGSAIRVNAVAPGVTATPASGTYVDEDPERDRRAIAMGRRGRPEEVAGAILFLLSDLSSYITGQTLLVDGGLDLRWGHLGADNTSLFLKDDTFRAAITRWESEDPHGHG; encoded by the coding sequence GTGCACGCCATTATCTTGTCCGGACAATTGTCTAGTCAGCGGATCGCCACGGACCTGTCCCTCGACGGGCGCGTCGTGGTGGTGTCCGGGGCCGGGGGCGGCGGAATCGGTACGGCCGTCACGCGCGCGGTCGCCCGGGCCGGCGCCACGGTGGTGGCGGTGAGCCGGGGCCGGGACAACCTCGACCGGCACACCGGCCCCCTGCTGGCCGAGGGCCTGTCGGTGGTGCCCGTGTCCGCCGACGCGTCCACCGACGAGGGCGTGCGCGCCACGCTCGACGCGGTGCGCCGCACCGACGGCGCACTGCACGGGTTGGTCAACGTCGCCGGGGGAGCGGACCCGGCGACGTGGATGCCGTCGACCCGGGTCACGCGCCGCGACTGGCGGGAACTGTTCACGCGCAACCTCGAGACGATGTTCTTCATGAGCCAGGCGGTGGCCGCGGAACTGAAACGGCATGGCCGCCCCGGCTCCATCGTGTCGATCTCGTCGATCAGCGGGATGAACACCGCTCCGTACCACATCGCGTACGGCACGGCCAAGGCCGCCATCGTGGCGGCGACGCGGACCATGGCGCTCGAACTCGCCGATGGCGTCGGCGGGTCCGCCATCCGGGTCAACGCGGTCGCGCCCGGTGTGACCGCGACGCCGGCGTCGGGCACCTACGTCGACGAGGATCCCGAACGGGACCGCCGCGCCATCGCGATGGGACGGCGGGGACGCCCCGAGGAGGTGGCCGGGGCCATCCTGTTCCTGCTGTCCGACCTGTCGAGCTACATCACGGGCCAGACGTTGCTGGTGGACGGCGGCCTGGACCTCAGATGGGGCCACCTGGGCGCCGACAACACCTCCCTGTTCCTCAAGGACGACACGTTCCGCGCGGCCATCACGCGCTGGGAAAGCGAGGACCCGCATGGACATGGCTGA
- a CDS encoding LLM class flavin-dependent oxidoreductase: MKVNLGFGAHNSHDWERVLAGDFGHPPATPDWECVQATLAIADLAEPLGFDGIWMPEHCGTPYGMTPNPIQALSYFAGRTERVGLGTFVVVAPWWHPVRLAHQIAYLDIISNGRYTTIGIGRGVSKGEFDAVGVPREESRQRFNETLDILQLAFSGERFSYQGEIFTVPEMSLRPEPLSPDLFSRIYSSSSTAESLEILARRGMVPLFVGNKPIEDAGREVQKVNTFRKEEGLAPCQPKNVMFMYCTPDDPAESEEWIWTANRDVTVHYGFADASNFKGVKGYEAYAAREATATAVLASSVTGDAKGPSKTPGYHASNLLIGTPEEIFTRIKAAQEACSFCELTIVPQFGTMPYARAMASTELFAKEVLPAVQKMDAPLHPAALPENALA; the protein is encoded by the coding sequence ATGAAAGTCAATCTCGGTTTCGGAGCACACAATTCGCACGACTGGGAGCGCGTGCTGGCGGGCGACTTCGGCCACCCGCCCGCGACCCCAGACTGGGAGTGCGTGCAGGCCACCCTTGCGATCGCCGACCTGGCCGAACCGCTCGGCTTCGACGGCATCTGGATGCCCGAGCACTGCGGGACACCGTATGGCATGACCCCCAATCCCATTCAGGCGCTCAGCTATTTCGCCGGGCGCACCGAACGGGTCGGTCTCGGCACATTCGTCGTGGTCGCGCCGTGGTGGCATCCGGTCCGGCTGGCACACCAGATCGCGTACTTGGACATCATCTCCAACGGCCGGTATACGACCATCGGCATCGGGCGCGGGGTGTCGAAGGGTGAGTTCGATGCCGTCGGCGTGCCCCGCGAGGAAAGCCGGCAGCGGTTCAACGAAACCCTCGACATCCTGCAGCTCGCCTTCTCCGGCGAGCGGTTCTCCTACCAGGGGGAGATCTTCACCGTCCCCGAGATGTCGCTGCGCCCCGAACCGCTCAGCCCCGACCTCTTCTCCCGTATCTACAGCTCGTCGTCGACCGCCGAGTCGCTGGAGATCCTCGCACGGCGCGGCATGGTGCCATTGTTCGTCGGCAACAAGCCCATCGAGGATGCGGGGCGAGAGGTGCAGAAGGTCAACACCTTCCGCAAGGAGGAGGGGCTGGCCCCCTGCCAACCGAAGAACGTCATGTTCATGTATTGCACGCCGGACGATCCCGCCGAGTCCGAGGAGTGGATCTGGACGGCCAACCGGGATGTCACCGTGCACTACGGGTTCGCCGACGCCTCGAACTTCAAGGGCGTCAAGGGCTACGAGGCCTACGCCGCCCGGGAGGCGACGGCCACGGCCGTTCTCGCGTCGTCGGTCACGGGTGACGCCAAAGGCCCGTCGAAGACGCCGGGCTACCACGCGTCGAACCTGCTGATCGGCACGCCGGAGGAGATTTTCACCCGGATCAAGGCGGCCCAGGAGGCGTGCTCGTTCTGCGAGCTGACGATTGTCCCGCAGTTCGGCACCATGCCCTACGCCAGGGCCATGGCCAGCACCGAGCTGTTCGCCAAGGAGGTGCTGCCGGCCGTGCAGAAGATGGACGCGCCCCTGCACCCGGCGGCGCTCCCGGAGAACGCCTTGGCATGA